The following are encoded in a window of Polyodon spathula isolate WHYD16114869_AA chromosome 48, ASM1765450v1, whole genome shotgun sequence genomic DNA:
- the LOC121306439 gene encoding activated CDC42 kinase 1-like isoform X1: MLGDQSTDWLLQLLSEVHLEQFFPRIRNELNVTRLEHFDYVEPVDLESIGIGRPGQRRLREAVKRQKAMLKPKSWISKVFKGQCPEQLGQSRSPPYPPEPERPLTCLIPESDLQLCEKLGNGCFGVVKRGEWRTPSGRVLGVAVKYLRSDVSKEMETLTDFLQEVTTMQTLDHPNLIRLHGVVLTLPLKMVTELAPLGSLYDCLRSRHSDFPLLRLSLFAVQISKGMAYLESRRFVHRDLAARNVLLASQELVKIGDFGLMRALDSKTDHYVMKAHPRIPFAWCAPESLKAGTFSHSSDVWMFGVTLWEMFTYCQEPWLGMSGRQILLKTYQEGERLEHPQDCPQELYSIMRQCWAHQPQDRPTFAALTSLVTEAQPIEVRAIQEYNEPGRLQLQANDLITVIDRSDVLEWRGQNQHTLAVGSFPAALVTGTALQPASLISQPQRNSLVHTGRGDIFANRNWGSPDQLDEHCKRTPGPRKEIRSNKLHMMSGVSRSLESLIDIHNKPPGKFNLTPHRKPAADFRGPGATELEFRRLSDDAQHRPALNNFMNHKDFLLNPNVRLRAGGVHPRERRPDLSQVRGLWPALCPGNNLMAMEQLAHSTPHILNGMEQKQRWPPATANDSRKSAILQVQEAVHGVTLEECRDALSIHNWDPVRAAQHLKTEHLYYMGRCSREDCQRILVRFQWNLQAASRYMMRDQHGSQTQPPGTGRP, translated from the exons ATGTTGGGTGACCAGTCCACTGACTGGCTGCTGCAGCTCCTCTCCGAGGTGCATCTGGAGCAGTTTTTCCCTCGAATCCGCAACGAGCTCAACGTGACCCGACTGGAGCACTTTGACTATGTGGAGCCGGTGGACCTGGAGAGCATCGGGATCGGGCGGCCAG GGCAGAGAAGGCTACGAGAGGCAGTTAAGAGACAGAAAGCGATGCTGAAACCCAAGTCCTGGATATcaaag GTGTTCAAAGGGCAGTGCCCAGAGCAGTTGGGCCAATCACGGAGCCCCCCCTACCCCCCGGAACCCGAGCGCCCGCTCACCTGCCTCATTCCGGAGTCCGACCTGCAGCTCTGCGAGAAACTGGGGAACGGGTGCTTTGGAGTGGTGAAGAGAGGGGAGTGGAGGACACCCAGCGGGAGAGTG CTGGGCGTGGCTGTCAAGTACCTCCGCTCTGATGTTTCCAAGGAGATGGAGACTCTGACAGACTTCCTGCAGGAAGTGACAACGATGCAGACCCTGGACCATCCCAACCTGATCCGGCTGCATGGAGTGGTGCTGACCCTGCCCCTCAAGATG gtgACAGAGCTGGCTCCGCTGGGCTCTCTCTATGACTGCCTGCGCTCTCGTCACTCTGATTTCCCGCTCCTGCGTCTCTCGCTGTTCGCGGTGCAGATCTCCAAGGGGATGGCGTATCTGGAGTCCCGGCGCTTCGTTCACCGGGACCTCGCCGCGCGCAACGTGCTCCTGGCCTCGCAAGAGCTCGTCAAGATCGGCGACTTCGGCCTCATGAGGGCGCTGGACTCCAAGACAGACCACTACGTCATGAAAGCCCACCCACGCATTCCCTTTGCATG gtgtgcTCCAGAGAGTCTGAAGGCTGGCACTTTCTCTCACTCCTCGGATGTCTGGATGTTCGGAGTGACGCTCTGGGAGATGTTCACCTACTGTCAGGAGCCTTGGCTGGGGATGTCTGGGAGACAG ATCCTGTTGAAGACGTACCAGGAAGGAGAGAGGCTGGAGCATCCTCAGGACTGTCCCCAGGAGCTGTACTCCATCATGAGGCAGTGCTGGGCACACCAGCCCCAGGACCGGCCCACCTTCGCAGCCCTCACCAGCCTGGTTACCGAG GCTCAGCCAATAGAGGTGAGGGCTATCCAGGAATACAACGAACCTGGAAGACTGCAGCTGCAAGCCAACGACCTCATCACTGTGATTGACAG GTCGGACGTGTTGGAGTGGCGAGGTCAGAACCAGCACACCCTGGCTGTGGGCTCCTTCCCGGCCGCCCTGGTGACTGGCACCGCCTTGCAGCCTGCCAGCCTGATCAGCCAGCCCCAGAGGAACAGCTTGGTGCACACGGGACGCGGAGACATCTTTGCAAACCGGAACTGGGGCTCCCCAGACCAGCTTGACGA gcaTTGCAAGAGAACACCAGGACCTAGAAAGGAGATTCGGTCCAACAAACTGCACATGATGTCAG GGGTATCCAGGAGTCTGGAATCGCTGATCGATATTCACAATAAACCTCCAGGAAAGTTCAATCTAACGCCCCACAGAAAACCTGCCGCAGACTTCCGGGGTCCAGGCGCCACAGAACTAGAGTTCCGCCGGCTGAGCGATGATGCCCAACATCGACCCGCTCTGAACAACTTCATGAACCACAAGGATTTCCTGCTGAACCCCAACGTCAGGCTGCGCGCAGGGGGTGTTCACCCCAGGGAACGCAGGCCGGATCTCAGTCAAGTCCGGGGCCTGTGGCCTGCTCTGTGCCCAGGCAATAACTTGATGGCGATGGAGCAACTCGCTCACTCCACCCCCCACATCCTCAACGGCATGGAACAGAAGCAACGGTGGCCCCCGGCAACCGCTAACGACTCCCGCAAATCAGCGATCCTGCAG GTCCAGGAGGCGGTGCACGGAGTCACACTGGAGGAGTGTCGAGACGCCCTGAGTATTCACAACTGGGACCCAGTGAGAGCAGCGCAGCATCTGAAG acaGAGCACTTGTATTACATGGGCCGCTGTTCCCGCGAGGACTGTCAGCGCATCCTGGTGCGTTTCCAGTGGAACCTGCAGGCCGCGAGTCGCTACATGATGAGAGACCAACATGGGTCCCAAACACAGCCCCCGGGAACAGGGAGACCCTGA
- the LOC121306439 gene encoding activated CDC42 kinase 1-like isoform X2, whose amino-acid sequence MWSRWTWRASGSGGQVFKGQCPEQLGQSRSPPYPPEPERPLTCLIPESDLQLCEKLGNGCFGVVKRGEWRTPSGRVLGVAVKYLRSDVSKEMETLTDFLQEVTTMQTLDHPNLIRLHGVVLTLPLKMVTELAPLGSLYDCLRSRHSDFPLLRLSLFAVQISKGMAYLESRRFVHRDLAARNVLLASQELVKIGDFGLMRALDSKTDHYVMKAHPRIPFAWCAPESLKAGTFSHSSDVWMFGVTLWEMFTYCQEPWLGMSGRQILLKTYQEGERLEHPQDCPQELYSIMRQCWAHQPQDRPTFAALTSLVTEAQPIEVRAIQEYNEPGRLQLQANDLITVIDRSDVLEWRGQNQHTLAVGSFPAALVTGTALQPASLISQPQRNSLVHTGRGDIFANRNWGSPDQLDEHCKRTPGPRKEIRSNKLHMMSGVSRSLESLIDIHNKPPGKFNLTPHRKPAADFRGPGATELEFRRLSDDAQHRPALNNFMNHKDFLLNPNVRLRAGGVHPRERRPDLSQVRGLWPALCPGNNLMAMEQLAHSTPHILNGMEQKQRWPPATANDSRKSAILQVQEAVHGVTLEECRDALSIHNWDPVRAAQHLKTEHLYYMGRCSREDCQRILVRFQWNLQAASRYMMRDQHGSQTQPPGTGRP is encoded by the exons ATGTGGAGCCGGTGGACCTGGAGAGCATCGGGATCGGGCGGCCAG GTGTTCAAAGGGCAGTGCCCAGAGCAGTTGGGCCAATCACGGAGCCCCCCCTACCCCCCGGAACCCGAGCGCCCGCTCACCTGCCTCATTCCGGAGTCCGACCTGCAGCTCTGCGAGAAACTGGGGAACGGGTGCTTTGGAGTGGTGAAGAGAGGGGAGTGGAGGACACCCAGCGGGAGAGTG CTGGGCGTGGCTGTCAAGTACCTCCGCTCTGATGTTTCCAAGGAGATGGAGACTCTGACAGACTTCCTGCAGGAAGTGACAACGATGCAGACCCTGGACCATCCCAACCTGATCCGGCTGCATGGAGTGGTGCTGACCCTGCCCCTCAAGATG gtgACAGAGCTGGCTCCGCTGGGCTCTCTCTATGACTGCCTGCGCTCTCGTCACTCTGATTTCCCGCTCCTGCGTCTCTCGCTGTTCGCGGTGCAGATCTCCAAGGGGATGGCGTATCTGGAGTCCCGGCGCTTCGTTCACCGGGACCTCGCCGCGCGCAACGTGCTCCTGGCCTCGCAAGAGCTCGTCAAGATCGGCGACTTCGGCCTCATGAGGGCGCTGGACTCCAAGACAGACCACTACGTCATGAAAGCCCACCCACGCATTCCCTTTGCATG gtgtgcTCCAGAGAGTCTGAAGGCTGGCACTTTCTCTCACTCCTCGGATGTCTGGATGTTCGGAGTGACGCTCTGGGAGATGTTCACCTACTGTCAGGAGCCTTGGCTGGGGATGTCTGGGAGACAG ATCCTGTTGAAGACGTACCAGGAAGGAGAGAGGCTGGAGCATCCTCAGGACTGTCCCCAGGAGCTGTACTCCATCATGAGGCAGTGCTGGGCACACCAGCCCCAGGACCGGCCCACCTTCGCAGCCCTCACCAGCCTGGTTACCGAG GCTCAGCCAATAGAGGTGAGGGCTATCCAGGAATACAACGAACCTGGAAGACTGCAGCTGCAAGCCAACGACCTCATCACTGTGATTGACAG GTCGGACGTGTTGGAGTGGCGAGGTCAGAACCAGCACACCCTGGCTGTGGGCTCCTTCCCGGCCGCCCTGGTGACTGGCACCGCCTTGCAGCCTGCCAGCCTGATCAGCCAGCCCCAGAGGAACAGCTTGGTGCACACGGGACGCGGAGACATCTTTGCAAACCGGAACTGGGGCTCCCCAGACCAGCTTGACGA gcaTTGCAAGAGAACACCAGGACCTAGAAAGGAGATTCGGTCCAACAAACTGCACATGATGTCAG GGGTATCCAGGAGTCTGGAATCGCTGATCGATATTCACAATAAACCTCCAGGAAAGTTCAATCTAACGCCCCACAGAAAACCTGCCGCAGACTTCCGGGGTCCAGGCGCCACAGAACTAGAGTTCCGCCGGCTGAGCGATGATGCCCAACATCGACCCGCTCTGAACAACTTCATGAACCACAAGGATTTCCTGCTGAACCCCAACGTCAGGCTGCGCGCAGGGGGTGTTCACCCCAGGGAACGCAGGCCGGATCTCAGTCAAGTCCGGGGCCTGTGGCCTGCTCTGTGCCCAGGCAATAACTTGATGGCGATGGAGCAACTCGCTCACTCCACCCCCCACATCCTCAACGGCATGGAACAGAAGCAACGGTGGCCCCCGGCAACCGCTAACGACTCCCGCAAATCAGCGATCCTGCAG GTCCAGGAGGCGGTGCACGGAGTCACACTGGAGGAGTGTCGAGACGCCCTGAGTATTCACAACTGGGACCCAGTGAGAGCAGCGCAGCATCTGAAG acaGAGCACTTGTATTACATGGGCCGCTGTTCCCGCGAGGACTGTCAGCGCATCCTGGTGCGTTTCCAGTGGAACCTGCAGGCCGCGAGTCGCTACATGATGAGAGACCAACATGGGTCCCAAACACAGCCCCCGGGAACAGGGAGACCCTGA